A stretch of the Macrobrachium nipponense isolate FS-2020 chromosome 23, ASM1510439v2, whole genome shotgun sequence genome encodes the following:
- the LOC135201115 gene encoding uncharacterized protein LOC135201115 — MNNLRTDSLSLGTSHPDEPLPPPPPQGTKPSFQRPGVRQPPTSGVQGPRVINITGSSGVHIGAVFNNVSVKPKPKCDPKDMPLQRDVDALKLCCREIEERDKFLVGEHLGQAWKSLGRAMNFSSGQLENVDADFTRSADKTVELLNLWHDRESQRATVSRLVALILEVKAYHVLKHLKPRYS; from the exons ATGAATAACCTCAGGACGGATTCCTTAAGTCTAGGCACAAGTCATCCAGATGAACCACTGCCACCTCCTCCTCCGCAGGGCACCAAGCCTTCTTTTCAGAGGCCTGGCGTCCGTCAGCCGCCGACTTCG GGCGTCCAGGGTCCTCGGGTCATCAACATAACCGGAAGCAGCGGCGTCCACATAGGAGCAGTCTTCAATAACGTGTCGGTCAAACCCAAACCGAAATGCGACCCGAAGGATATGCCGCTGCAGAGGGACGTGGATGCACTGAAGCT ATGCTGCAGAGAAATTGAGGAGAGAGACAAGTTCTTGGTAGGAGAGCACCTGGGGCAGGCCTGGAAGAGCCTCGGACGCGCCATGAATTTTTCCAGTGGCCAGCTGGAAAACGTCGACGCGGATTTTACCAGGAGTGCTGACAAAACCGTCGAGCTCCTCAACTTGTGGCACGACAGGGAATCACAGAGAGCTACTGTGTCTAGGCTTGTGGCTCTCATCCTGGAAGTCAAAGCTTATCACGTTTTGAAGCATTTGAAGCCACGATATTCGTAG
- the LOC135196631 gene encoding neuropeptide-like protein 30, with product MRVALVAFLVVVVVAMVMANPDPGYGKGHGHGGYGKGHGHGGYGKGHGHGGYGKGHGKGHGHGGYGKGHGHGGYGKGHGHGYGKGHGHGGYGKGHGHGGYGKGHGHGGYGYH from the exons ATG CGCGTAGCACTCGTCGCCTTTCTAGTCGTGGTCGTCGTAGCCATGGTTATGGCTAACCCCGACCCAGGCTACGGCAAAGGACACGGCCACGGAGGATACGGCAAAGGACACGGCCACGGAGGATACGGCAAAGGACACGGTCACGGAGGATACggcaaaggacacggcaaagggCACGGCCACGGTGGGTACGGCAAAGGACACGGCCACGGTGGATACGGCAAAGGACACGGCCATGGCTATGGCAAAGGACACGGCCACGGTGGATATGGCAAAGGACACGGCCACGGTGGATACGGCAAAGGACACGGCCATGGTGGATATG GTTACCATTAG
- the LOC135196642 gene encoding keratin-associated protein 19-2-like, protein MRVAIVAFIVLVAVAMVLADPDPGYGKGHGHGGYGKGHGHGGYGKGHGHGGYGKGHGHGYGKGHGHGGYGKGHGHGGYGKGHGHGGYGKGHGHGGYGYH, encoded by the exons ATG cgcgTAGCAATAGTGGCCTTTATTGTATTGGTGGCCGTAGCCATGGTTCTGGCCGACCCAGACCCAGGCTACGGCAAAGGACACGGCCACGGTGGCTACGGCAAAGGACACGGCCACGGTGGCTACGGCAAAGGACACGGCCACGGTGGATACGGCAAAGGACACGGCCATGGGTATGGCAAAGGACACGGCCACGGTGGATACGGCAAAGGACACGGACACGGTGGCTACGGCAAGGGGCACGGACATGGTGGATATGGCAAAGGACACGGCCATGGTGGATATG GATACCATTAA
- the LOC135196652 gene encoding neuropeptide-like protein 29 yields the protein MRVALVALLVLMAVVMVMADPDPGYGKGHGHGGYGKGHGHGGYGKGHGHGGYGKGHGHGGYGKGHGHGGYGKGHGHGGYGKGHGHGGYGKGHGHKGYGKGHGHGGYGYH from the exons at GCGCGTAGCCCTCGTAGCCCTTCTGGTCCTAATGGCTGTGGTCATGGTAATGGCCGATCCTGACCCTGGATACGGCAAAGGACACGGCCACGGCGGTTACGGCAAAGGACACGGCCACGGCGGTTACGGGAAAGGACACGGTCACGGCGGATACGGCAAAGGACATGGCCACGGCGGATACGGCAAAGGACACGGCCACGGCGGATACGGCAAAGGACACGGCCACGGCGGATATGGCAAAGGACATGGTCACGGGGGATACGGCAAAGGACATGGGCACAAAGGTTACGGCAAAGGGCATGGGCACGGCGGATATG gttATCATTAA
- the LOC135196661 gene encoding uncharacterized protein LOC135196661, translating into MGMEAMAKVTDTAMVDTAKVTDMGMEDMAKVTDMVTVMGAMAKVTDTAMEDTAKATDMVTAMEDTAKATDTAMEATAKVTDMVTVMADMAKVTDTAMVDTVTTKV; encoded by the exons ATGGGCATGGAGGCTATGGCAAAGGTCACGGACACGGCCATGGTGGATACGGCAAAGGTCACGGACATGGGCATGGAGGATATGGCAAAGGTCACGGACATGGTCACGGTCATGGGGGCTATGGCAAAGGTCACGGACACGGCCATGGAGGATACGGCAAAGGCCACGGACATGGTCACGGCCATGGAGGATACGGCAAAGGCCACGGACACGGCCATGGAGGCTACGGCAAAGGTCACGGACATGGTCACGGTCATGGCGGATATGGCAAAGGTCACGGACACGGCCATGGTGGATacg GTCACCACTAAAGTCTGA